A segment of the Nilaparvata lugens isolate BPH chromosome X, ASM1435652v1, whole genome shotgun sequence genome:
ataatagaaataattctatcatcaatatggttttcaaattaaatctacAAGAACATTCCGTAGTAGAGGTTAACACATTAAACATATTGGttgtattgttgattaaaatcttaactataataatttttatcaacttcttaatcaataaatttgggGTTTTCCTTAGTCTCTGAACCGTTGCTCTTATGTTCCATATTATTAATGCTCTTCAAAACTAGTCAAAATGCCATTTGATATTATGGTGTCACCAGAAGTAGATGTTAAAAAACTCGACAAATAGGTCGTGTTTAATATCTGAACTAACTAGAAAATCCATATTCGTGGTACAATTAACCTCATGGGAACATTAGCATAATCACTGATTCACTTTTTACTCATAGTTATAGCATTAGCTGCCTGTGTTAGTACAATTTtaaatattgcatttttattGTGTGAGTGAGTGTGGATGTGTGCAAGTAAATTTCTAGAAATCCAAGTTATCTTGCTCACAAACTTGATTTCTCTTGTTTTGTAGGTTGCTAAACatatttttgttgcaaattatAGTTTTTTTATTCCATCAGTTTCCCTGTCAGtgataatactaaattaaattCATGCCGATATTGTGATTCTATTAATTTGAAGCtcacaaatttgaataataaagaattatacagtttcaataatatatattaattaattcaagttGTTCTCCCCATCGTGGAGTAGCCAACATATTCGCGAAgataattaatttcattcaatcactagcccaaatctttataataatattttatattccacTTTGAGCAGCAGCTATTCTATTCAACCCCTCAAATTATTATTCGAAAGATCTGCACATATCTGTGCTATTAATGACTAAGTAGGTCTTATTCGTAATTATAGTTGGTAGAGGCTTATTATAATACTTTTTTACTGTTGAGTTTTTGAGCAAGATATTATATAGTGTAGTTCTTGCATGttgaattgtttattctatttgcatgttatatttttatacttagatatttcttataatttattgttgtaattaaatttgaagGAGCTACAAATTATTCTTGACATTCGAGTTGAATCCATGTATCCATCTAGACCATTCTACTCAAAACAAAATCCAAGAGTTTTTGACAACTGTAAGATATATTAGggcatttttatttcattgttcattcatatttcttgaatgtatatcataataatcttatataaaacattttgaatgGAAGTTTTATCATTAGGGGAAGTAATAATCATTTTCTACCAGATTGAAGGTATTATGGTCGCCAATTAGACTCTTCATCAGTTGTAACTCTTTTTTCTTCTATGCCTATAACATTTTATGGTTATTTAGAATGACGATCTCAtgaaaaatgaacaatattggcgtataaattatttgaaattgaccATTAAAAGCTtaaattcaatacattttttagtCCTATTATTGTCATAAATATCATCTATTTTGTAAGTTCTTTTCACATTATGACCTACGTATATCACCATGAAAAATGAAACTAATCTTATTTTAAACtaactaatttttattttaatataaaataaaactaaTCTAACTTTGAATATTGAAAGTCAAGGCATATAAAATGGAGGGGATTTTTGTGATTTCTTCATATTTTAATTGGTTACTGAACAAGtcacttgaaaataaataaaattataaatttttggcaATGTGTtgaaatttttgtgaaatttgacaatctagaaatttaattaaaatatacTTGTAAAACAATATCCATGAGGCTGGGGGGGGGGGAAATAGATTAAAAGTTAAATTCAACAGATGCATTTTTTGATGTTCCTTCAAATAGTTATGTATTCTCTTCTCTGATGAACTCAGCATGACTTTTTATATATCCAATGTGGTAAAAATCTGTAACTATACAGATCTTTTAAAATTCagaatattttctatttgaatttacTGATGGGGGGCAAATTTAAAATGATCAACTGTAAGCACGGAATGTTGAATGAACATTGTACattattttgtttgaaatgCATGTATATATGTAGTTTGATAGAAACAGCTTGGGATTAGTAAGATGACGTATCCTAGAACCACTGCAGAAAAGCCAAATGCATGTCCGAGGCAGTTAGTACTTTACATCAAATCGCGTACTAGACTTCTGTTGTCAAATTCGCTCAGAAGAAGAGATTCCCGGGCAGTTACAGTCTACATGGCACAAGTCATTGATGAATCTGCTATAACTGATCGATTATTAATTCTCTCAGATACTTTCCATTCTAAGAATAGCCAGAGTTCACCATTCAGTCATGGAACATCTCTTTTGAGCGATTGGCACAGTCTCTTTTCAATTCCCGAAAAATTGACAATTCCATAAACAAGTATCTTaataaaaacatatgatttcCAAAGATATGTCCTGTCAAACCGATGAAAAGGCCAACCTCTGCCCAATATGTTTAGACGTGTTTGACTGAGCCGGATCCATTTATACTtctctattttctttctttctttctctctctctctttcccttttCTCCGCAGGTAGATGTGGAACTCTGCAAAACGACTGGGAATTAATTGCTGATCTGAATCTGGTTGCAAACGGCCACAGCTTAGTGGTGACAATCTGTTATCGATCTGATCCGAATATTCAAAGACATCTGTTTGAATTAATGGACCGTTCTGTTTTCCTTTGACAAACGTGTTTGCGTTAAGTCCTATTTAGTTGGTCATATGTTGTTCACAtatattcttattctatattattaaatgttGTTGAATGTATATAAGGTTTGGTAATGTTTGGTTATTCTAAATCCATGGCTAATGTGAAAGTTCGAATgctttgtctgtttgtttgttcatATTAGCTATGGTTTTGGTGGTGGTCATGTAGTATTTTCATATCTTAATGCCAATTCGGTTTGGACGGATTAACTTTGTTGATGGCAATTAGATGCGGCCTACTGCAAAATCTCTAGATCTTGGCATTGCGGTGGCCTGCCAATGATTTCTTGAATTTGTAATGTGCCAGTGCTTGGCTGCTTTAACTGAATCAGGCGGCCTGTCTAGTTGCCATTCAGTGTGATCGCAATGTCACCTTCTAATGATGACTGTTGTTGCAGCTTACCCTGGAGCTCCCCAAGCACCGCCCACTGGCTTTGTCCCAGCCCCTCCCCATCCGGCTGCCGCTGCAGCTGCCGCAGCTTATGCAGGTAACAAACAAACCTACCAACTTGTAcatcaatatcaaatatttctcatttttaagaaaatcaaAAGGGTACTAGTAATTCTACGTAGTAGgatatgaaataattttagtCCTCATAAAAAAACGACTTGAAATGATCACTTTGCTGAACATGAATAAATACTACATCACCTTCACCACAACATGAAAGTTGAACCATAATCCATAAAGGACCATAAAGGACAAATAGTCCTAGGACTATTTGAGGAGTTACGGTTTAGAGATAAGTAATAGAACTGAACAACTGTGATTACTCTtataatatcattgaataatgtgTAAATCACTTGAGTTCGAATGTATTGGGGagttaattgaataaatttgaatattgtaaaGATTGATCGAACTTGGGATTGCAATTACTTGATTACATAGTTACTTGTTAAAGtaatcaatatatattttatcagtTTTTCTTCTGGCTATCAACCTTATTGTCAACATGAGCAGTTCAAACTGAATACTACACTTATACAGACTATACTATACTACACTTAGTATAGAGTAGAGTTCACGGGCAGTCTAAAAAGTCTTCAGGGTATTTAATAACATATCGATATTTTAACAATTCTTATTAAACtccaataaaattgttattggaaagtctgtaaaattataaagataaattGTAACGAAAGATACAAAAGTGTGTAAggaataatagaaattattcatcCAAAGCGTTCAATACGAATTTAACATTAATTCATTGTTAGTTTCCCATGATCAAAATTAGAAATCCATTAAATGTCCAAAGGCTCAGATAACTTGTCAAgtgaattaattataaaaactattGATAACTTTCGACTCAGTGAATAAACTAAAGCAGTTAGATTACAGTACTGGCTGAAACTAAAAGTAATGCCAATGATTCAATGGTGGACGatgcaattatttattcaaatatgattCATTTTCCCCTTGAATTGAACACAATTAAAcgcaattatttattaaaagatTATTTATTTCCCCCATAAATTAAACACTAATGATGATGTGTGCAAACAAAGAGCGGTCAGTGTTCAGGGCGGTCTTATCAGGATATACATATAAATAtccatattttattattctatgacaTGTTTCGATCTCATAAGAGATATTTTATCAGAGTTTCATTTCAGCAGAAGAGTACCcttatataacaaattaaatattcatttatattcttCTAAGACCACTGAAACTCGCAACTCTCTGAGTGCACGCATTTTTATTGCTCGCTTGATCCAATACTCTTGGACTGATTCATTATTCTCGAAACACTGTTAATGAATAAGTTCACTCCATCAGTCGAACTATTGGGGCACAGCGAATGCAATACAAATTGTTTATCAATTGTGAATTTTAACAGAAGTTTAAAATTTTCCCTTTAGAGTTTAGAACATTGGTTTTTAAGTGCAGTGCAAAACGAATTATTTTATAAGGCTAACAAACAAGCGAATCCTCCCAAAATGAACTCATCACAAAATCAATACTGTATAACAAGCGTTGACCACGAGCAGCGTTGTCTAATGTTTCATTAACAGCCCTTGTAACATCCCAGAGTTGATGTGATTGGTTCGCAAGGTGAGTCAATATGTGTTCTAAGATGACCTAGAGATTTGGCATGACACGAACTGGCCCTTATGACCTAAATTAGATTAGAATTCAACTGATATTGGTTAAATCAACTGTTTTTGGGTAGAATAATCTTGTGATAGTTTTtactatttataaatattacttAGTTCacttaaacttgaaaaactgataGTTTgtactttatatatatatatatatataatatatatatatatagagagagagagagagagagagaagacactttaaagttttaatataaattaaaacaggagacacaagacataaatagattgaaaacacttgaaaacttacattagaaatgggggaaattttcggaaactgagtttccttcctcaaccgagcagactgccaattaaaaattttaacttaaattttcaactgacaaggcagtctgctcggttgaggaaggaaactcagtttccgaaaatttcccccatttctaatgtaagtttttaagtgttttcaatctatttatgtcttgtgtctcctgttctAATTTATATACATAttgttatatataatatatatatatatattatatatatatatatatatatatatatatatatatatatatatatttatttatttatttatttttcgaaTGACTTTTTGGGCCAACCACCAACGTAACGTTTCAACGGATATTTTCAACTGACAAGTGAACAGTATTCTGGGAACAAACGGTGGTCTTCGCTTGCACACCTGCGTTTTAAGCGACGTTCAGGTTTTGATTGTTCAGTCGTAAATGTCCGGTGAAACGTTACGTTAGTGACTGGCTTGATTGTGATTCAAAGATTCAATTGGTGAGACCTCTATGATTTAAtgttgcaaattttatgttCTAGGATTGAATCTTACgttgtgaattggaaatgaatGATGACCTTTTTTaagaaaaacacaaattgaaattgtcagtcactttcaaatagaataattcaatgataaacttttaaattttaatttgataatttttgaattttcagttCCAACGGCAGCGCCTTATGGCGTATTTCCTGCACAGGCACAATTATATGCGGCCGCTCAGGCTGCCCCCCCTCCAACATATGATCAAGCGTTGACTCCAGCTGCTATAGTTGGACAACAGGTAGTATTTCACTATTTATCCATTGATCTGAATCAATTGTAACCAAACTCTTAaaactattgataattttaCAGGTGTTTTTGATTCAACTCctctaaataataaattattggtaATGCATCATCATTCCTAAAATGTCTTCCCAGTGGGATAATAGAAAAATTTGCTGTTCATATTTGATCCcttgaaattgttcatgtccTATAAAATAACTGCATTTtcttatatttaatatttttagtcCAGATTTGTCAAATTATTACTAATTTATTCTTCGTCTCTCCAAAGTTAGAACTAATGTTAAGTTGAATGAAGGGATATCAACCGTTAGTTCAAAGGTCATGATCTAGGCTTTAGAGTTATACATGGAAACAAGCATAATCgatttaaaaagtgaaaatggtATTTAACGAATGTGTGATGGCTATTTTGGGCATTGTTTTGGTCATAACTAAAAGGGCCCTTCTTTTAATACAACTATTAGCCAACTCAAGCTTCCATTCCCGTTCGTCCATTGGTATTTTCCTTCAATCATTGTTAATGCAATGTTGTCACACACAAGTTTATCTTCTATAATAATGAAAACCTATTCTCGTAGTATAGATGGAATACATTAGGTTGTTCGCGGATACGAAAAAGCCTAAtatattaatttgttatattttccttccaaaatacaaattttgaatattaatgcTACCTAAAGCGCATTCATCATAATCATTCTTCAAGAAATGTAACTAGCTGCACACCGCTATATAGACAAAACGTTTGTCGAAGTGTAGTTATAATCTCGACTAAATTCGAATGTTAAACGCTTCGAGATTCATTTTTTCCAagatatatttaatatttagaCTTTTATTCCATTTAAAAACGTTAAATCATTCCCCATTATCTATTCGTGATAAGGCGTTCTTattaaatgttttttattgatgaagtccgtgaatatttttattgggaATTGATTAATACTTAAATATATCACTGTACATATAACTTAACCTCCTAATACATATAGATTTCCAGTATATACAATCCGTCAGTTTTATTGAATATCTCTGATTTTGTTGTAAACTTGACGGTGTTTTTAAGAAGTTGAAATTTTGAAGGCGAAAAGTACGGTTGGTTGGTGGGAGTGGATCCAACTTATGTCTCGAGTGATTCCTGCAATTTTCATCAGGCATATTCTTTTTCTGTTggtttaataaaatttatatttcattgCAGTTTCAATCTGTCCATAATCTGTACAATACGGGACAAAGAAAAAGCGTAGCAGACGAAAGGAGTTACTTATCATCACAGTATTATAATTCTGCCGTAAGTAATTAGATACAAGTTCACGTAGTGAACAAGAATGTATCTGCACAATTGATTGGAGGCTTTGAGTGTATGGAGGCAGTTCAGGCTGTATCACTGTATCAACTGTATTAgatgttttttcaataaaaatatattctaacAAACCTTTATCCCATGGTACTTGGATTTCTGTCGATCTATTCCCCACTGAATATTGATTCTGCcctttattattagaattgaagtatataatttaaaatgtgAATGCAGGTTCATTATTTCTGAATATATTCATTGACACTTTGATCCCTCTTAAATAATTATCTTCAAGAATGTAGCAATTTGGAAGTCTTATCTTTTGATGAAAACTTTAATGAAACCGAATTTGTAAAAAACCGGGAATAGTAGTACTCTGATGATTGTTAGATTTTATTACATTACAAACTTAAACACACATTCATTTGCTCAAACTAAAATATTTGTTGTGGTCAGTATATTAACATGCAACTACTTGCCTTAAGTTCAATTACGAGACTATATATAGTAAATTTATCGTAAATTTCTACTCATGCCTTCTCAGAAACCGTTGTCGTAAAAATTTTCCCCATTTTGCATATCTTTAATAGATCAGATAGACtctctcaataaaaataatgccTCTTGGCAATTCCATTCTACATTGTGAGATATCCTGATATAAATATTCCTTGATTTTTtgtcaaaaatcgtttgaaacCTAATTCTAAATCACGACTGTGATACTCTCGTCCCTTAGATTTTTTAGCTTGAAAGTTTCTACTGATAGTTTAGTTCTACTTATTTTAATCACAATGTATAATAACTTGATAGATTTTCCATTACAATCTGATCCGTTGAATAATTTTGAGCATTTGATATTATACCTTACATTAGTTGTTAACAATAACTGTATTTTTACATCTTTAGAATTGATATTTGCGTACTATTCCAACCATCAATATTGATGTGTTTGTTTTGCCACACTAACTTGGATACGTAGTACCACTGCATGCTGTTCCATCGAGTGGGTCAACTCCATTAATTTTTTGTCCATTGATATGTAGTTAATGGTCTGGTTTGTTGTAGTTTGTCTTGCCTGTAGCcaacaattttcattatctAATCGTAGTTGTGTTTTCATCGCACGTCATTTTTCATtcgaaatttatcaaaatttaaaatgtctctaaaaaaacatattttcatttcaacaaAGCGTTTGTCTGTTACGATGTGCAGCTACTTTGATAAGTTGTCAGTTTTTTCCAAGGGTATAACATTTGTAATAGTGTGTAAGGTGAGGAAAAATTTGCCGAACCTTATTGGAAGGTGAAGATTGTTGATCGATTCCAGAATAATATCATTTCTTAATTCAAAGTTGTCTGAATCTAGGTTATCTATAATATTCTTAACATGAACGTTTGGACATGGATCATTCTTCTCTATACAGAATGGCCTGTTAATCAGTTGTCAGAACTAAAAATTATAATGGGTTATGCTAGTGAGAACAAATTGAAGAATTACCAATATTACCATCGAGTATGCGTCATCTAAAACATCTCGTGATTATAACTTATTCAACTGGAATGAACTGATACGAAAGATAAAAACATTTAGTTCTCCCATTTTATAACTTCTTGAAATACAATTATCAAGTCACTACGTTTGTAATTTTTGgtaatttaatttatgattattcGACACAGCATTTCAATTGCAGTTGATAAATCACAAGATTCAGTTATCTTTTCTAGTTCGAAAATACTGGTGAAAATCACTGAATTCtagtatatttttaatttacttATGATGCATAGAATTCTATgaagtaagtacagtatatgaGTTTCTTGAGACTACTaatataaagagaaaataaGGAATAGAGTATAGATTGTAAATAACCGCAAcactaataaaaaattaaatagaaacTTAAATGGATGTTTGCTgatttcttgtatttttctcagtatgatgtttttcaatcataaaattTTCATGCTGGATGTTcgttaatatattataaatatacataTTATATCTTGTATCTTTTTACAATATGGTGgtatttcttcttttctcttcctttcttctctatttctattctattcatcttTAACAGACTATTCTTTATTTAATGCATCCACTCTTCATTTGTAGTAGTTCTCCAATTTAATTGACTTTCTCTAATTCCTTGGcgttgaaattttgtattacATTGAAGCTCCTAAAGTTTCATAACTGAGTGACCGCATCTGACTTTCAGATGCCTCCCAACTAACTACGTTATAAAACTGAGCCTGAATAATATCCATTCGAAGTTCAATGAGACCACTCCCTGATATTTGCCCTGAttcattttgatattttattctatttttattgtgtttatCGGTATTTaacctattatattatatttatctcCTGTTATATTTTATCTACTTTGTTCTTATACTTCATGATTATGAAGTATAACATATTACAACTAACATATTATCAACTTTATGTTTTCCAAATAAAAACTAATATCTAAATATCCCATGTAAGTTTACAATATAATTTGCTATTACCTTATTTCATTTCCACAAGAATTgtgtgattatttttatttatttctcattttaataatgatcaaattattacattcaCTATCAATGTTCAAAGATTAATGATGCTTGAAAAATCTAGTTGAAGAAACCTTAACTTCAAGAAAACTCAGTCTGTAAATGTTCAGTATGATTAAACCTTGTGCACTGAACATATACACTCATACTTGGTTTTTGATACAgtttaattcaattgaaacaatTTTAATGTTCATAATATTCCATAAAATATCCaggatatttttcatattcttcatcattttttgtttcTTACGTTGGTATTGCCATTTTAAAACCTGTGAAATCTTATTGACAGTCCCGTATTTAAAATTCACAAAGATCTCACTGTTCCATGTTTTAATGCTTTACCATCGCATTGAAATTGCATTATTGCTTCAAAAATGTATGAttgcatttttaattttttgacaGATGTATCAGCCTGGAGCTGCGGCTGCTGCAGCTGCTGCTGCTTCAATGTATGCTGCACAAGGGTAACATTATTATTCCagcaaatatattataatagtttaCATTTGTAATAGAAATAGAGACCTTTTCAGAAATGTAGGCTTTAATCAACTAGAACTGAACATGAATGGTTGAATAAGgacatgtgttttcaaatggtgacactcagaccagtcgattctagtctccgcgacgtcaccatttgaaaacacatgctctcgactagagtcgagtctcttctcgacctgagtcgcgtaagtgtgagttgagcctaagagtAATCAATAAACTTGATACATAACGGTTGGGTGGCGCGGgtacgcgccaccttagtcctccgacacacccagaacctgacaggagtggacagcgactttctcatccatcgacaccgtacgccagcgacagggaaagactgttttgaaagagtctcgaattggcgtgtgcgttaggcgccaaaaccggacacttttacatccgtacagaaacgacaaagtcagacacatcgaatctcagacacttcaaaaacaagacggtcaggttatacttcttggacggactgtactacgcagagctgtctggttttcaaacaatggtattgttctgatgaatccccacatgtaggctattcttaacaagaccattgacaatttatttctgaaacctatcactcttttctatccctTTACGTAGTAATATCAGAcgatgacttatcttgtaactgtataattcctatttatcagtcctatatatctatttataagtcctatatatcattcctattttgtgcagttgtctctcttttctgcagttatttggagcttaaataatagaactattagtaaatttcttgacTCAAAACGAAAATAACTTCACTTGATAGGtcaattgtcaagattagtgagtacactgaaacttctctataattcgtagttttgtcatcaaaaacactgtaattggtattcccataaagataaatacactaatatgcaatagtaactgataactccagtaatgagttcatcgaaaattatgctacagttactaataactccagtgatgaggagaccaaaaatcacatcaactgatgaagtgaattggaaaaagggtgttgtgatttatcattagtaagctggaatattaattgcatgcaattaccacaATTTACCCATTTATTCATAAGAGCTAATGCTATTTAAGAATAATCACATATACTGTCCTTAATGCCCcgaattcagctgattaatatacaaattttacatcaactcgctttcgttaatgtctgtctgcctgtctaggtATTGTTTGTTTCCAACATCGCCTATATGTATTAGATAATACAACTtgtgatagcaatacctttaacgttatagtaattggtattattagtttagggattttgaattctgattgtgaattatttacccatacggagtgaactttaaagttctatggattcacataatataataatataactagagacagccttggttgaagaactcgctcatgaacagttgtattgatctctgaaatcttttacaagtatgtca
Coding sequences within it:
- the LOC111051341 gene encoding DAZ-associated protein 2 isoform X1, producing the protein MSEKKAYPGAPQAPPTGFVPAPPHPAAAAAAAAYAVPTAAPYGVFPAQAQLYAAAQAAPPPTYDQALTPAAIVGQQFQSVHNLYNTGQRKSVADERSYLSSQYYNSAMYQPGAAAAAAAAASMYAAQGYPGYLGYPAAGYSTMQAAYYPTLATYSYPHHQLRPTIMVPNAFEAGARFDGIAQPVLPPAPPGVPPSPAQLAAMAGHNVALTQKKGSFLTGSGDGGYTFW